The Naumovozyma dairenensis CBS 421 chromosome 3, complete genome genome has a window encoding:
- the NDAI0C05180 gene encoding uncharacterized protein (similar to Saccharomyces cerevisiae YDR249C; ancestral locus Anc_8.483) produces the protein MGFTTVGYPTRHHKRRKIKHHDEFPVYYDARHRKAHRAKDRSATTSDLYVVHAIDKTDVRTNPTMTVELTRKIRATEKINLQALPGEIIQRIFVLSQDVNSLPLVNKTFYRFLRPYPTLVSDLFWEKYLWDPFEFLSAHALLTDKNPVQRSKVKYLSPTVFDDKFFTNYFIANYEYILPIINGFIHPNVEKNIEKQFLEDPTIDQDQLLSTLFDLNIKEFNGDLPDFIYQRHDLLFGKKTFIRAIFSYFGMFPIDGSSIFNLIHIVQRLFLGALQHYFDNSHIKETELWETLRFLVEFLASGNLTKDCFFLEQIVDLVLKAMPLGKNENVNRRYFIISEIWRRYYNSDDLQNILSDSAFWPYLHESKDERLIDLVIQHGAELPFTSMF, from the coding sequence ATGGGGTTCACAACCGTTGGATATCCTACCAGGCATCATAAGaggagaaaaataaaacatcATGATGAATTTCCAGTGTATTATGATGCCCGCCATCGGAAAGCTCACAGAGCCAAAGATCGGTCAGCAACCACCAGTGATCTATATGTGGTTCATGCTATAGACAAAACTGATGTACGTACTAATCCTACAATGACAGTAGAGCTAACCCGTAAGATAAGGGCCACTGAAAAGATAAATTTGCAAGCTCTTCCGGGAGAAATTATACAAAGGATATTCGTTTTGTCACAAGATGTCAACTCGTTACCTTTGGTAAATAAAACATTTTATAGGTTTCTTCGACCTTACCCAACTTTAGTCTCTGACCTTTTTTGGGAGAAATACTTATGGGATCCTTTTGAATTCCTATCTGCTCATGCCTTGTTAACTGATAAAAATCCCGTTCAGAGGTCGAAGGTTAAATACCTTTCGCCAACCGtatttgatgataaattctTCACCAATTACTTCATTGCAAACTATGAATATATACTTCCAATTATCAATGGATTCATTCATCCAAATgtagaaaagaatattgaaaagcAATTCTTGGAGGATCCGACAATTGATCAAGAccaattattatcaacttTGTTTGACTTGaatataaaagaatttaatGGGGATCTTCCAGATTTTATATATCAAAGGCATGATCTCCTATTTGGTAAAAAGACATTTATTCGTGCAATCTTTTCCTATTTTGGCATGTTTCCTATAGATGGTTCGTCcatattcaatttaattCATATTGTTCAAAGGCTGTTCCTTGGCGCTCTTCAACATTATTTCGATAATTCACACATCAAGGAGACCGAATTATGGGAGACCTTACGTTTCCTTGTAGAGTTTTTGGCAAGTGGAAATTTAACGAAAGACTGTTTCTTTTTGGAACAAATTGTAGATTTAGTACTGAAAGCAATGCCTCTAGGAAAAAATGAGAATGTAAATCGACgctattttattatttcagAAATATGGAGAAGATATTATAACTCGgatgatttacaaaatattttatctgATTCAGCATTCTGGCCTTATTTGCACGAGAGTAAAGATGAAAGACTGATAGATTTAGTTATCCAACATGGCGCCGAGCTCCCATTCACTTCCATGTTTTAG
- the VHS1 gene encoding putative serine/threonine protein kinase VHS1 (similar to Saccharomyces cerevisiae VHS1 (YDR247W) and SKS1 (YPL026C); ancestral locus Anc_8.477) has translation MLENCRINNYEIISQIGSGSYSLVFHVKNTVTNDDLALKCIFKSNIPQMLNDNSIDERKKQAIYQNELETYFKQNNNVLFLPNIDLESIMNLTDAQLSQIPHYREIALHLKVHEHKNIVTIHQVLQGTNITFMLMDYYPIDLFTSVVDQRHFANDGLLIKKVFLQLCSALKYCHKRNIFHCDIKPENLLLDSNDNVYVCDFGLATNSNYFTPNVCIGSSYYMAPERLLYSSDDHNNSITNETTPLLPNCKGDIWSLGIILINLVCIRNPWLKAHQLEDTTFHYFVKDSNVLKKILPISDDLYELLLKMFELNPYHRIVLDELMVEMANIKHFEIDGPLQNVPILSKESYEQFSSFSVSQSTSCSTQKKERLLVSPAKNITANNYSSYTTGAQNEPLNYSHIDDNNRLSPSLDTTPYDSDTNDALLNKGLLSRNTGVIGTIPTIVTGSGAEMTTRTIRQPIPHSSSTSSVSSLSNNRPEDHIPRNLPGVTRCEEQLTH, from the coding sequence ATGCTGGAGAATTGTCGAATAAATAATTACGAGATAATTTCTCAAATCGGTTCCGGTTCTTATAGCCTGGTGTTTCATGTGAAAAACACTGTAACAAATGACGATCTTGCCTTGAAATgtatattcaaatcaaatataCCACAAATGTTAAATGACAACAGTATCGATGAAAGGAAGAAACAAGCAATATATCAAAATGAACTGGAAACTTATTTTAAACAGAATAACAACGTGTTATTCCTACCAAACATCGACTTAGAATCCATTATGAATCTAACGGATGCCCAGTTATCACAGATACCACACTATAGGGAAATTGCTCTACATTTGAAAGTTCATGAGCATAAGAATATCGTAACTATTCATCAAGTGTTACAAGGGACAAATATTACCTTCATGTTGATGGATTATTATCCAATAGATTTATTCACGTCAGTAGTAGATCAGAGACATTTCGCGAATGACGGACTTCTAATAAAGAAGGTATTCTTACAGCTTTGTTCAGCTTTGAAGTACTGTCATAAAAGGAACATTTTTCACTGTGATATTAAACCGGAAAATTTACTATTAgattcaaatgataatgttTACGTATGTGATTTTGGATTAGCAACAAATTCCAATTATTTCACTCCGAACGTTTGTATAGGAAGTTCATATTATATGGCTCCTGAACGATTACTTTATTCCAGTGATgatcataataattcaattacaaaTGAGACTACCCCTTTATTACCAAATTGTAAAGGTGACATTTGGTCCCttggaataatattaattaatttggTATGTATAAGAAATCCATGGTTAAAAGCCCATCAGTTGGAGGATACAACATTccattattttgtaaaggATTCcaatgttttgaaaaaaatcttACCAATAAGTGATGATTTGTATGAATtactattgaaaatgttcGAATTGAATCCATATCATAGGATAGTGTTAGATGAATTAATGGTCGAAATGGCGAATATTaaacattttgaaatcGATGGACCTTTACAAAATGTTCCAATTTTATCGAAGGAATCATATGAAcaattttcatcattctCTGTTTCTCAATCAACTTCTTGCTCTACACAAAAGAAAGAGCGACTCCTTGTATCTCCCGCAAAAAATATCACGGCTAATAACTATAGTTCATATACCACTGGTGCCCAAAATGAGCCCTTAAATTATAGCCATATAGATGATAACAACCGTCTATCTCCGTCATTAGATACCACACCGTACGACTCTGATACCAATGATGCTTTACTTAATAAAGGACTGCTATCGCGTAATACTGGCGTGATAGGGACAATACCAACAATAGTCACTGGATCAGGAGCAGAGATGACGACAAGAACTATCAGACAACCCATACCACATTCTTCATCGACATCCTCTGTGTCTTCCTTATCAAATAACAGGCCTGAAGATCATATACCAAGGAATCTACCAGGTGTAACAAGGTGCGAGGAACAGTTAACACACTAA
- the PAM1 gene encoding Pam1p (similar to Saccharomyces cerevisiae PAM1 (YDR251W) and SVL3 (YPL032C); ancestral locus Anc_8.484): MTVSKPISTVLLVGNNPNITFYTSRLQNANNNLDLFHVSDSKSNIFSIETETYGKEQFELDNHFTSIDHLIEALNQISSGQIFFDLIILNASSLQQLSLISSQLKHLINQDSIIVIESSGFIQIDSYFNGLDSQNIIVNILSDYNICQINPNGYKQLNNKSTNSKFSLTLGKSDNINSIEYPKETKTKLQNLETFLKKFFTNDTIDFCDYSPSKFSTKEWSMAIPKICLDPLLVLLEENEPTDLLDNILAKPLISGLITETMTIAKTLNVKLDTNIDNEDKILKVWSDNYSENTEGKNENVPSILYHFINKSNIPLNFDLLVLQPILLADNFGIKTPYLEFLFAMLSQFEKINLNQSKWFTRTIDYNSLLKENDELRKELKTNKKVSNDEKIENDLNAKQFLDRINELQGQLDASKCEIETLKASISHSNEDNPSAGLGIIKSKSNNNSIEPDHDRSLVAPSMISERSQEKPLDIPSYNNNNKDNKDNSLENDEKEQSLKEREIELQRKELDLKQRELVFKQQSILQQQRQITHKQQQYYQSPQLPTETFATPPRSPVINNHSSNDSRKASYTKLHNINKNGRSTSNTNPTLLANNFVDPISSGLPPLQTSNMDSFGESSSSPNVPYHQHHAIKPTSRKNRTSNMPRIGNPSSLTSNSLNNNTSNPSTPLSPGFGSTRVSSFPSPPLNNHHNNNNNGINNYKLRDNILNTSGLDMPTPNKVRNSPVLGVNNNNNHNNNNNNGQRQISTSTMLDHATENKFPINGGPAPIDSDLPSGPNVNSMSPTIPELAQPKYQFSSFSNTNSNSNPSSNDTTADTSNEHTGETDDNGAHAADGSEKKKKKKFGGLFKKKDKKKK; this comes from the coding sequence ATGACTGTCTCTAAACCTATATCAACCGTTCTATTGGTAGGTAATAACCCGAATATAACATTCTATACATCAAGATTACAAaatgcaaataataacCTAGATTTATTCCATGTGAGTGATTCTAAATCTAACATTTTTAGCATTGAAACGGAAACTTATGGTAAGGAACAATTTGAATTGGATAATCATTTTACTTCCATCGACCATTTAATTGAAGCTTTAAACCAAATCTCCTCAGGTCAAATTTTCTTCGATTTGATCATTTTGAATGCCTCTTCTTTACAACAATTATCCTTAATATCCTCTCAGCTAAAACATTTAATTAATCAAGATTCTATAATCGTTATAGAATCATCAGGTTTCATTCAAATAGATTCTTACTTCAACGGGCTAGACTCTCAAAACATTATAGTCAATATCTTATCCGATTATAATATTTGTCAGATAAATCCAAATGGATATAAACAGTTAAATAACAAGTCAACTAAttctaaattttcattaacttTGGGAAAAAGTGACAATATAAACAGCATTGAATATCCAAAGGAAactaaaacaaaattacaaaatctTGAAACTTTCTTAAAGAAATTCTTTACCAATGATACAATCGACTTTTGTGATTATTCACCTTCCAAATTTTCTACCAAGGAATGGTCAATGGCCATCCCAAAAATTTGTTTGGACCCTCTCTTAGTTTTACTAGAGGAAAACGAACCAACTGATCTGTTAGATAACATCCTTGCAAAACCATTAATATCCGGATTAATAACTGAAACAATGACCATAGCAAAGACACTAAACGTTAAATTAGATACTAACATTGATAACGAAGATAAAATCTTGAAGGTTTGGAGCGATAATTATTCAGAAAATACAGAAGGTAAGAATGAAAACGTACCTTCAATATTGTAccatttcattaataaatcaaatatacctttgaattttgatttattggTCTTACAACCAATTTTATTAGCTGATAATTTCGGTATTAAGACTCcatatttggaatttttgTTCGCTATGTTATcacaatttgaaaaaattaatttaaatcaatCGAAATGGTTTACTAGAACAATCGATTATAATAGTCTTTTGaaggaaaatgatgaattgcGAAAGGAACTGAAGACCAATAAGAAAGTGTCGAACGatgaaaagattgaaaatgatttgaatgCTAAACAATTTTTAGACAGGattaatgaattacaaGGTCAATTAGATGCGTCCAAATgtgaaattgaaacattGAAGGCCTCGATTAGTCATTCTAATGAAGACAACCCTTCTGCGGGATTAGGTATTATCAAATCtaaaagtaataataatagtattgAGCCTGATCACGATAGAAGTCTTGTAGCTCCTTCTATGATAAGTGAGAGAAGCCAAGAAAAACCATTGGATATACCAAGttataacaacaataataagGATAATAAGGATAACTCCTTGGAAAACGatgaaaaagaacaatCCTTAAAAGAAAGGGAAATTGAATTACAAAGGAAAGAACTAGATTTGAAACAAAGGGAATTAGTATTCAAGCAACAATCTATTCTCCAGCAACAACGTCAAATAACTCATAAACAGCAACAGTACTACCAATCGCCTCAGTTGCCAACTGAAACATTTGCCACTCCGCCAAGATCACCTGTCATTAACAACCATAGTTCTAATGACTCAAGGAAAGCTTCTTATACAAAACTCCataatatcaataagaATGGACGTAGTACTTCCAACACTAATCCGACATTATTAGCAAATAACTTTGTGGATCCAATTTCCTCAGGATTGCCTCCATTGCAAACTTCAAACATGGATAGCTTTGGTGAATCGTCATCTTCACCAAATGTTCCatatcatcaacatcacGCTATAAAACCAACAAGTAGGAAAAATAGAACAAGTAATATGCCAAGGATTGGGAATCCGTCGAGTTTAACTTCCAATAgcttaaataataatactagtAATCCATCTACTCCACTTTCACCTGGATTCGGTTCAACTCGTGTATCGTCCTTTCCCTCTCCACCACTGAATAATCAtcataataacaataacaatggtattaataattataaattaagggataatattttgaatacaAGTGGACTCGATATGCCAACTCCGAACAAGGTAAGGAATTCCCCAGTACTTGGcgtaaataataataataaccataacaataacaataataatggacAAAGGCAGATAAGTACAAGTACTATGTTAGATCATGCAACAGAGAATAAATTCCCGATCAACGGAGGTCCTGCGCCAATTGACTCAGACTTACCATCAGGACCAAATGTTAACAGCATGTCTCCTACTATACCTGAGTTGGCACAACCTAAATACCAATTTAGTAGTTTCTCTAACACTAACTCTAATTCAAATCCATCATCTAATGATACCACTGCTGATACTTCTAATGAACATACTGGAGAAACAGACGATAATGGTGCTCACGCGGCTGATGGATcagagaagaaaaagaagaagaagtttGGTGGTTTATTCAAAAAGAAggacaagaagaagaaataa
- the NDAI0C05170 gene encoding gluconokinase (similar to Saccharomyces cerevisiae YDR248C; ancestral locus Anc_8.478) — protein MTTTDSSTQREKIIVLAGTAGTGKSTIADLILRTFKKDFPKLEFVEGDDLHPAANVEKMSHGIPLGDEDRWGWLEKIAETAGSNAKKDDGQTIISCSSLKKKYRDRIRNVWPNGDFYFIFLYASKIEILRRLKQRMGHFMKENMMESQFNDLELPDVEKEQHCFIVKLDGKTFEHIEDETIELCSKILKN, from the coding sequence atgacTACAACCGATTCATCAACTCAAAGAGAAAAGATTATAGTATTGGCCGGTACAGCAGGTACAGGTAAATCTACAATTGCCGACTTAATTCTTCGTACGTTTAAGAAAGATTTCCCCAAGCTTGAATTTGTCGAAGGTGATGATTTACATCCAGCGGCTAATGTAGAGAAAATGTCTCATGGGATTCCACTAGGTGATGAAGATAGGTGGGGTTGGCTAGAGAAGATTGCTGAGACAGCTGGTTCGAATGCTAAGAAGGATGATGGTCAAACAATTATTAGTTGTTCTagtttgaagaagaaatatagAGATAGAATTAGAAATGTTTGGCCAAATGGggatttttatttcattttcttgtatGCTAGTAAGATTGAAATTTTAAGACGATTGAAACAAAGAATGGGTCATTTTATGAAGGAAAATATGATGGAATCtcaatttaatgatttggAATTACCCGATGTTGAAAAAGAACAACATTGTTTTATTGTTAAGTTGGATGGTAAAACATTTGAACATATTGAAGATGAGACTATAGAATTATGCAgcaaaattttaaaaaattag